One window from the genome of Diospyros lotus cultivar Yz01 chromosome 11, ASM1463336v1, whole genome shotgun sequence encodes:
- the LOC127813182 gene encoding uncharacterized protein LOC127813182 — translation MAAVPVEEQLTSGASGRIIPVFKNLRRSVLSYDSLCRSLVFIQSIFLWFLLLLRPRRRLSSTSSPSPPPSPPSSAVKRRFAVRREEEDTLRRRALAEGLRMVAETDNWATECNWSTSLFYGVRRNALFCRSWFPVNGEVKGIIVIMHGLNEHSGRYADFSRQLNSCTFGVYAMDWIGHGGSDGLHGYVPSLDHVVADTGAFLEKIKSENPGIPTFLFGHSTGGAVVLKAASYPHIAQMLEGIILTSPALRVKPAHPIVGAVAPLFSLVAPKYQFKGANKRGIPVSRDPAALLAKYSDPLVYTGPMRIRTGHEILRISSHLMRNFKSVTIPFFVLHGTADRVTDPLASQDLYSEAASQFKDIKLYEGFLHDLLFEPEREEVAQDIINWMEKRLNAGNLENVNSQW, via the exons ATGGCAGCGGTGCCGGTGGAAGAGCAGCTGACCTCGGGGGCCAGCGGCCGCATCATCCCCGTCTTCAAGAACCTGCGCCGATCGGTCCTCTCCTACGACTCGCTCTGCCGCTCTCTCGTCTTCATCCAATCGATCTTCCTCTggttcctcctcctcctccgcccCCGCCGCCGCCTCTCCTCGACCTCCTCTCCGTCTCCGCCACCGTCGCCGCCTTCCTCCGCCGTGAAGCGCAGGTTTGCCGTCCGGAGGGAGGAGGAGGACACTCTGAGGCGGCGAGCCCTCGCTGAGGGTTTGCGGATGGTGGCTGAGACCGACAATTGGGCCACCGAGTGCAATTGGAGCACCTCGCTCTTCTATGGAGTCAGGCGCAACGCGTTGTTCTGCCGCTCGTGGTTCCCGGTCAACGGTGAAGTCAA GGGTATAATTGTCATCATGCATGGGCTTAATGAGCACAG TGGAAGATATGCTGATTTTTCCAGGCAACTAAACTCATGCACTTTTGGCGTGTATGCGATGGATTGGATAG GTCATGGTGGGAGTGATGGATTACATGGATATGTGCCTTCACTTGATCATGTTGTTGCGGACACT GGGGCTTTCTTGGAGAAGATTAAATCAGAAAACCCTGGAATTCCAACCTTTCTCTTTGGTCACTCAACTGGAGGAGCTGTTGTTTTGAAA GCAGCTTCCTATCCACACATTGCCCAGATGCTTGAAGGGATCATACTGACATCTCCGGCTTTGCGCGTTAAGCCAGCGCATCCAATAGTTGGT GCTGTGGCGCCTCTATTTTCACTGGTTGCCCCAAAGTACCAGTTCAAAGGTGCCAACAAAAGGGGCATTCCAGTTTCAAGGGATCCGGCAGCGCTCCTGGCCAAGTACTCTGATCCATTGGTGTACACTGGACCGATGAGGATCCGAACAGGGCATGAGATCTTGCGCATATCCTCCCACCTGATGCGGAACTTCAAGTCCGTGACAATCCCATTCTTTGTCCTCCATGGGACTGCAGATAGAGTAACAGATCCACTGGCCTCCCAGGATCTGTACAGCGAGGCCGCCTCTCAGTTCAAGGACATAAAGCTTTACGAAGGCTTCCTGCACGACCTTCTCTTCGAGCCTGAGCGCGAGGAAGTGGCACAGGACATCATTAATTGGATGGAGAAGAGATTGAATGCTGGAAACCTTGAAAACGTTAATAGCCAGTGGTAA
- the LOC127813501 gene encoding lachrymatory-factor synthase-like has product MEPKWTWKMSTSLMRANAGQIWPLVKDFFNIHKWFPGVPTGYGVHGTNGEVGCVRFNAGFQIPAFDGGDVSWSKERLTVVDPIQRLISYEILDGNIGFKSYVSTIKVLPLPGAGEGEGCVIEWSVAVDPVPGWKMADLVKKYESGFQVMAKKMEDDALAAGTSEQAPAP; this is encoded by the coding sequence ATGGAACCAAAATGGACATGGAAGATGTCAACAAGCTTAATGCGAGCAAATGCAGGCCAAATATGGCCACTGGTGAAGGACTTCTTCAACATCCACAAGTGGTTTCCCGGCGTGCCAACTGGCTACGGCGTCCATGGCACCAACGGCGAAGTGGGCTGCGTCCGTTTCAACGCCGGCTTCCAGATCCCCGCCTTTGACGGCGGCGACGTCAGCTGGTCCAAGGAGAGGTTGACCGTCGTCGACCCCATTCAGCGGCTGATCAGCTATGAGATCCTCGACGGCAATATTGGGTTCAAGTCTTACGTTTCCACCATCAAGGTCCTGCCGTTGCCCGGGGCCGGAGAAGGAGAAGGGTGTGTGATCGAGTGGTCTGTCGCCGTGGATCCGGTACCGGGGTGGAAAATGGCGGACTTGGTTAAGAAGTATGAAAGTGGGTTTCAGGTTATGGCGAAGAAAATGGAGGACGACGCCCTTGCAGCTGGAACCTCCGAGCAGGCGCCGGCGCCGTAA
- the LOC127812608 gene encoding lachrymatory-factor synthase-like: MLDGGTEPRWVGEARAKVGGGAMAEKVWPLLEDFCGLNKYLSSVHTCYQVEGLQGQPGLIRYCAGGEEEAVNWCREKLVAIDPTQRFLTYEILDNNIGFKSYSATLRVVPAGAGEEPGCAIEWSFVADPVEGFTFDGFLGFIELSAHDLAQNIATALQ, from the coding sequence atgttgGACGGAGGAACGGAGCCGAGATGGGTCGGCGAGGCCAGAGCCAAGGTGGGCGGCGGCGCGATGGCGGAGAAAGTATGGCCGCTCCTGGAGGACTTCTGCGGACTAAACAAGTACCTCTCTTCGGTCCACACCTGTTACCAGGTCGAAGGCCTCCAGGGCCAGCCGGGCCTCATCCGCTACTGCGCCGGCGGCGAAGAGGAGGCGGTCAATTGGTGCCGCGAGAAGTTGGTGGCCATTGACCCCACCCAACGGTTTTTGACCTACGAGATACTGGATAACAACATCGGCTTCAAGTCGTACTCGGCGACGCTCCGGGTTGTACCGGCGGGCGCCGGCGAAGAGCCCGGCTGCGCGATCGAGTGGTCGTTCGTGGCGGATCCGGTCGAGGGGTTCACGTTTGATGGATTCTTGGGTTTCATTGAGCTCTCCGCGCACGACCTGGCACAGAATATCGCGACTGCCTTGCAGTGA